The DNA window tttcactAGTggtatcaatcaatcaatcaatcaatcaattaacaTCTCCCCACTCCCATTGGTGTTCAACTATCGCAAAGAGGAGAAACCTTGACCCTTTCCCAATATGGTAATAAAGTCGGTGTTTCGGAGATATTTATATGCCATCTGTCAAAGccattgaaaagaaaaaaaaaaaaaaaagaactttTTTGAAAACCCTCCATGATTGCAAAAATAATAAGctatataaattaatgtGAATTTGGTCTTTTTAGATTTTTAATCACTCAATATAGATATCAACCGTATTCTAAAAATTGACTACCTTATTCAAAATATGACGTCTAATAATTTACTGGAACAAGAAACCAATCATAGTATTCAggatattgaaaaaaagcAATTGGCAGATCAATTGGGTGATATTCATTACAAGATTCTTCCCactaaaaaattattgatttgtttgttttcattatcTTTAGCATTGtttttatcttttgttGATCAAACTAGTGTTACAATAGCATTACCCACTATAGGTAAAGATTTAAATGCGGAAACCACCATTAATTGGGCCCCAACAGCATCATTATTGGCAAATTGTATATGTCAAGTATTATTTGGAAGATTATCTGATATTTTTGGAAGGAAAGTCATGCTAATAActtgtttaatttgtttatcattAGGGGAATTGATTTGTAGTTTTGTCCAAACTGGAGTTGAATTCTTTGTGTTTAGAGCACTAACGGGATTAAGTTGTGGTGGCATTCAAAGTCTTTGTATGGTCATATTAAGCGACGTTGTCACTTTAAAACAAAGAGGTAAATATCAAGGGATATTGGGTGCTAGTGTGGGAATAGGAAATTCTATTGGACCTTTTATGATGGCAGCATTTATTGAACATAATAATTGGAGAAACTTTTATCGTATGATGTGCCCAATTAATATTCTTGCATTTGTTATCATTGCAATTTTCATTGACACCAAACAACAAACgaaacaattgaatcaattattaagtAAATCGgaacaatttaaaaaattggattatttGGGGATGTTCATTGGTTGTTCTGGGTTGACGTTATTGTTGGTATCCATAAGTAGTGGTGGATCAACTTATAATTGGAATAGTGCTTTAGTTATTTCTATGTTTGTAATTGGAGGTGTACTATTGAttacttttttgtttgtcgAATGGAAAGTTCCTGAATTGCCCATGATACCACTCAATCTTTTCTCCAGATTATCATTGGGGTTGATTTTGGgatcaaattttttctttggcaTGGCATATTATGGGTTTACATTTTATATTGCCTATTACTATCAAATTGTTCTTGGCTTGgattcaattcattcaGCTATTTTAATGTTGCCCCTAGTGATTCCTCAATCGGTTGTTTCAGTGATAGCAGGACAAATAATAAGTTACACTGGTCATTATATCTACGTTATTATATTTGGATACTCACTTTGGACTCTATCGTGTGGATTGAcattattgtttgatttgacCACTAGTTATGGAGTTATTACTGTGGTGTTGTTATTAATGGGAACAGGGGTGGCATGCACTTTCCAACCAACAATGGTGGCCGCCCAAAGTCaagcaaaaaaatcacAAAGAGCAGTCGTTATAAGTTGTCGGAATGTCATTAGATCTTTGGGTGGTGCAGTAGGTTTAGCTGTGGcttcattaattattaccaatagtttgttaaaagaaatttccAAACAGGAAAACCATCAAGACATTTCTTCAAATGTGTCGGTGCCAACGGGATATTTAATGTACTTGAAAACTCACATTTATTCCAAAATCGATACAACACAATTGACGGCTGCTCAAATATTGATTGTCAGAAAAATGTACATGAACTCCATTCGtaatttcttttacttGACAATACCATTGTTAGCATTGTGTTTGATTAGCAGCTTGTTTGTTAAAGACAGAGGACTCCAGTGTATAGACGAGGAACCTGAAAGACTGGAAAAAGAGTTGCAATAAAGATACAGTTGTTGCATTAGAAAGtgtttaatattaattgtattgaatatgatttatatatttaaagaaaaagaaattactATATTACCGTTATTTAATTCTAATCGTTCGTTGACTAATTTTGATTGTGATTCAATATGTCCTGAATATTGTTTCGTAATGCATTCAAGTCAACATTTTCCTGTAAATAACCAATACCTTCTTCTACTAGTTTCTGGATATTCTCATAATCAGGCTCGTTCCCATTTTCATTACCAAATTTACTATTAATGTATTCGAAATATTCTGATGATTCATCCAAGTTTTCTTTAATGTTCTCTTCAACATTGCTAAATATCGATTTGATATCGTTCAAATTAAATTGGGTGgcaaaatttaaaatattattaaatccaaatccTCCATTCTTTGTCGTACTGTCATTAACTGCCCTCAAGTGATTAAAggattttttcaaaaatgggACATCCTGATAGATGAATGTTTCCCAACCACGTAAATATATAACAAATACAAGAAGtatgaaaaacaaaacaaatatagTCTTGATTGTGAATATCATAAAATTGATCCAGGATCTAAGGGTTTTAACTAGCATCTTATATATAATGTACAATCcgataatgaaaaatataacaTTAGTGATGTCTGGGTAATTCTTATGAGCATGAACAATTAATGTTATGGAATTTCTAAAGAAAAACTCTAGTAAAAACACAATTATAGTtccaatttgaataaagatATCCTTGAATTCCATGAttaatgcaaaaaaaaaaaaaaatactttgcttattattatcacttAAACGTAATAggaaaatgatttattgaaagCCCTAAGTTGAAACTTTAACTGAAGAATTAACTGTTTTTGTTACTATTTctattaccaccaccaccaccaaaacaAAGTTCTGgctttttctttagtaAACAATTGTACAGAAGCACACGACCAAAAACTACTATAAAAACTTTGTCATCGctgcaattttttttttttttttttttttttgtttttccttctctttttctttcttctttgaaaGTTGTTTTACCTCCGAGGTTAGAAATTTGgcaatttattttaatgTATTTGAATCTGTTTGATATCTTTCGTTCTTGAAAGAAGTGGAGGCATTTacctttatttttttttttagaaagcttgttgttgcaaaaGTATGTTTCGATGAAGATTTCGCCTATTAACTTAGGGAAGCCTTTGTATTACTTTTAGTGGCAGTTTGTTAGAGAGATTGAGAATGGGTCATATACATAATTGgtaaattgttgataatttattcGGACAGAATATATTTCTGTGGTTATTAAGAATATTTTAAAGGTTGGAAACTTTAAAGTGTCCCGTTATATCACTACATTTTTAGTCTTCAATTTAGATTGTAAGTCTGTATGAATACTGAATTTGATTCACCATTATCTACTCAACTGTATGTGAATCTtagccaaaaaaaaaactcttGTTTCGTTGAATATGACGCAATTCCATCTCCATTGCATACTCGTCACGTGACTGTATTAGGATTTCTAATAATGTTTGAAAACCATTCCCCTTGTATTTTGGGAAGCTATGATACTATCTATATTTGTGAATAGAACTGATGCAGTATTTTCTTGATATGTGTGTAAGCAATTTCTCCAATTACAGGGAATAACAATTGTGTGGTTAGTGCCGCAATTAGACGCAGTTGGTTAtgtttgcttttttttttattgcaATCAccaacagcagcaacaacaaacagccaccaccaacaacgaattctttgtcttttttttttacttcttTTCTACACAGGCAAAAACAAAggaactaaaaaaaaaaaaaagggcAGAGAGTGGGAAAagcccaaaaaaaaaaaagagagcGATTCCATACAGATAAATCACTTTCGAATATTGTTTTAGTTTCCCCAAATTAGCTTATTTTTCtagtttatttatttctttatctAGGGCAACTACGTTCttgaattttataaaaacTTAATCATTAACAGGGGGTGTTGTCTCAAATACACATAGCTTTTTTATGCATAATGTTTTTGAGAAAGAAACCTCCACAAATATCGACACTAGACGAGCTTCAACAAACGTACAATGATTGTTGCAACTtgacaataaaaaatttaacgTTGGAAGAGGAAAATAATGTGGAAGATGCCTTGAAGGGTTGGAAGAGTTTGCATACCTCATTATTATACAAATTGgatatatttgataaaatgggctcaaaattgaatcccgaagaaaaaacaatctTGGGTGAATTGAAGGGAATTCGTGATGAAAACATCAAGCATTTGATACGTGTACAGTTACGATTAGATGAAGTGAATCGAAGAAAGCACAGAGAAGCAAATCATTCTTATCATACTACTGGAGGAGCACCACCCCCACCGCCACCTCCGAGATCAACCGTGAGCAATAGTTCAAGCAATATCAGTGTGCCACCAACACTAAGAAATTCGTCGTCACTTTCAGCATCAGCAAGTGGATCAGCTTCCAGACCTATGATGAAATCATTGCGCCCACATTCGAATGGACATAGTGCATCGTCGTCTTCATCACTATCCAAAACTCATGCCAAATTGAAGCCGAAATTGGTTCAAGAAGCATCAACGGCAGCAAGTGCGTCATGGACCAAACCTCTAACAacacaacaaaaatatcacatatcaaaatcaaatttgaagAGTAAACAAgatgatttatttcaaGATTTTGATCAGGATACATATACTCCCAATCGAAGTGATAGTGGTAATTGGGAGAAATTTGCCAATTCTAGATCATCATCTGGATTATCGGAATATTCAAatgacgaagaagaagaagaagaagaaaagggGGCTGATtacaatttaattgatcTAGATGATTATAATGGCACTGGAAACCTATCACATTCTATGGATGATCTAACAATAAAACCAGTGATTAGTCCTAAAGatatatcatcatcatcagcagCATATACAGCatcaccacaacaacataCTTACGCCCCACTGCATTCTAAACCACTGACAGGAAGtacaaacaaatcaaatggTTTATTGAGACCAACCCAACCGATTGAGCATATTTCTAAAAGTACCTCGGATATAAGAAGCAAACCAAAAACTCCATACGTTTATAATAAACCCAAGCCATTGAATATTCAAAGACTAATGAAACAGCTGGTTGCCCAATCGAAATCAATACCATCATCAACGAGCAAGCCCGTAACCACAAGTAAAGTTGCTGCTACTACCGCCAGTAAAACtgcaaaaccaaaacccAAGTCAAATATTACATATAATTTTGTTCGTGCCCCGGCGCTGGGAAAACCCAAAACAGCAAATTTAAGTGGTGGTAATAGACCCCGAACTAATGGTGGATCAATTGCTGCTGTCAATAAACAGGGAACTAAACAAACGCCAACATCAGCACGACGTCCGAGTAAGCCAACAGAAGATGAGCAACTCAATAGCCCTACAATGGATGATTTACTTAGTGGATATGAAGATAACCATGACAATGATTTAGATGAAGACGATAACTTCAAGACCTTGATTTTAACCAACGAAAAACACCAAGATAAGTTGATTTCATCTATCAGGGGCATTGATCCTACTGCCGCGAAGCAGATTTTaaatgatgttgttgttcatgGAGACGAAGTTTATTGGGATGATATAGTTGGTTTGGAAGGAGCTAAGAACTCGCTCAAAGAAGCAGTTGTGTATCCGTTTTTACGACCAGATTTGTTCAGAGGATTACGAGAACCAACTAGAGGGATGCTATTATTTGGACCACCAGGAACTGGGAAAACCATGTTAGCTAGAGCCGTGGCCACGGAATCtaattcaacattttttAGCATCAGTTCGTCTTCGTTAACATCAAAGTATCTAGGCGAATCGGAAAAGTTAGTGAAGGCATTATTTTTGTTAGCAAAAAAATTGGCTCCTCTGATTGTATTCATGGATGAGATTGACTCGTTATTAGGAAGTCGTACTGAAGGTGAGATTGAAAGTAcaagaagaatcaaaaatgaatttttgGTGCAATGGTCTGAATTATCAAGTGCAGCTGCCGGAAGAGAAACTGATGATGGCGATGTGTCACGAGTTTTAATTTTGGGAGCAACCAACTTACCATGGTCGATTGATGAAGCTGCCCGAAGAAGATTTGTTAGACGTCAATACATTCCATTACCAGAAGATGAAGCCAGAATAtctcaaatcaaaaaattgttgaagtACCAGAAGAACACATTAGATGACTCggattataataaattgatcgAATTGACAAAAGGGTTTAGTGGGAGTGATATTACAGCTCTAGCCAAAGATTCCGCCATGGGCCCATTAAGGTCATTGGGAGATAAGCTTCTTTCTACGCCCACAGAACAAATTCGTCCCATATGCTtagaagattttgaaaatagtTTGAAATATATTCGACCAAGTGTTTCTGCCGATGGATTAAAAGAGTATGAAGATTGGGCTCTGAAATTTGGATCAAGTGGAGCATAATagtaaacaacaaaacaaaaaataacgAAAGGGTAGAAAAGTATAACTTTGATACAGGTCCATGgtcattttttgtttgttgattcTGTTTGCTTGTGGACTCAACTTTTGGGTATTAATACAGATCAGTTGGATACAAGCAATAACAAGATATTGACTGAGAGGTCGATAAGCAAGAAAATAAAGCAAATTGGAAACTCTATTTG is part of the Candida dubliniensis CD36 chromosome R, complete sequence genome and encodes:
- a CDS encoding transporter of the Major Facilitator Superfamily (MFS), putative is translated as MTSNNLSEQETNHSIQDIEKKQLADQLGDIHYKILPTKKLLICLFSLSLALFLSFVDQTSVTIALPTIGKDLNAETTINWAPTASLLANCICQVLFGRLSDIFGRKVMLITCLICLSLGELICSFVQTGVEFFVFRALTGLSCGGIQSLCMVILSDVVTLKQRGKYQGILGASVGIGNSIGPFMMAAFIEHNNWRNFYRMMCPINILAFVIIAIFIDTKQQTKQLNQLLSKSEQFKKLDYLGMFIGCSGLTLLLVSISSGGSTYNWNSALVISMFVIGGVLLITFLFVEWKVPELPMIPLNLFSRLSLGLILGSNFFFGMAYYGFTFYIAYYYQIVLGLDSIHSAILMLPLVIPQSVVSVIAGQIISYTGHYIYVIIFGYSLWTLSCGLTLLFDLTTSYGVITVVLLLMGTGVACTFQPTMVAAQSQAKKSQRAVVISCRNVIRSLGGAVGLAVASLIITNSLLKEISKQENHQDISSNVSVPTGYLMYLKTHIYSKIDTTQLTAAQILIVRKMYMNSIRNFFYLTIPLLALCLISSLFVKDRGLQCIDEEPERSEKELQ
- a CDS encoding ATPase of the AAA family, putative (Similar to S. cerevisiae SAP1), encoding MFLRKKPPQISTLDELQQTYNDCCNLTIKNLTLEEENNVEDALKGWKSLHTSLLYKLDIFDKMGSKLNPEEKTILGELKGIRDENIKHLIRVQLRLDEVNRRKHREANHSYHTTGGAPPPPPPPRSTVSNSSSNISVPPTLRNSSSLSASASGSASRPMMKSLRPHSNGHSASSSSSLSKTHAKLKPKLVQEASTAASASWTKPLTTQQKYHISKSNLKSKQDDLFQDFDQDTYTPNRSDSGNWEKFANSRSSSGLSEYSNDEEEEEEEKGADYNLIDLDDYNGTGNLSHSMDDLTIKPVISPKDISSSSAAYTASPQQHTYAPSHSKPSTGSTNKSNGLLRPTQPIEHISKSTSDIRSKPKTPYVYNKPKPLNIQRLMKQSVAQSKSIPSSTSKPVTTSKVAATTASKTAKPKPKSNITYNFVRAPASGKPKTANLSGGNRPRTNGGSIAAVNKQGTKQTPTSARRPSKPTEDEQLNSPTMDDLLSGYEDNHDNDLDEDDNFKTLILTNEKHQDKLISSIRGIDPTAAKQILNDVVVHGDEVYWDDIVGLEGAKNSLKEAVVYPFLRPDLFRGLREPTRGMLLFGPPGTGKTMLARAVATESNSTFFSISSSSLTSKYLGESEKLVKALFLLAKKLAPSIVFMDEIDSLLGSRTEGEIESTRRIKNEFLVQWSELSSAAAGRETDDGDVSRVLILGATNLPWSIDEAARRRFVRRQYIPLPEDEARISQIKKLLKYQKNTLDDSDYNKLIELTKGFSGSDITALAKDSAMGPLRSLGDKLLSTPTEQIRPICLEDFENSLKYIRPSVSADGLKEYEDWASKFGSSGA